TAGAGATCGCGCTCGCGCGTCGTTGCCGACATAACCAGATGAGCCTCAATGCTCGAGTCAACATGGAGAAATTCTTCCAACTCCTGAAGGCTCACTGAATCCTTGGGGCTGCGCCCGGCCGTATCAATCAGAATCAGATCTTTGTTGCTGTGGCGCTCGAGAACCTCACGCAACTGATCGGCATTCATGACCACCTCAACCGGCAGGTTCATGATCTCGCCATACACCTTGAGCTGCTCAACCGCGGCAATCCGGTAAGTGTCAATGGTCACCAGGGCCACCCGCTTGCCGCCGGCGAGCAGATGAGACGCCGCCAGTTTGGCAATGGTGGTGGTCTTGCCGACACCGGTGGGTCCGATCAGGGCAATCCGTTTCGATTCGCCGGGCTGGGGAAGAATGCTGCCGGTGGTTTGCACCAGTTCGGCAATGGTTTTGGCAAAGAAGGCATTGAGGACCGCCGGATCGGCAATCTGCTTTGTCGTCAGTTGGCTGGAGGCGTAATGGGCGATGGTTGAAGCGGCTTCCGCTTCGATGCCCAAGCGGGTCAGCCCGTCATGAATCTGCTGGTCAGCCGTCGACATGGTGGCAAAACGCTGGACCGCGGGAGCGATCACCGGTTGCGGTTTCTGACGATTGATTTTCTCCAGCTGTTCCGGGAGATCTTTGACCAGCGAGCTGACCAGACTTTTTAACTCTCCGACTTCATTGCGCAACCCGTCCAGAGAGCGTGGCGACGCCTCAGCCGCGGCGGAGGCCATCATGCGGCGATAAGGATTGGGCAGTGCCTCTTCAAAACGACGCGGCGCAACGTCCTTGGTTTCCGACAGCTCTCCGGAGGCCCACAAGTCCTGATAATTCAGATCATCGTTGTCACTGCGCACATCAAGTTTCGTGTGATCAGCTTCCGGCGTAGCGCCATCATCGGCATTGGCATCGACGGCGGCCGTCACTTCGAGCATTGGTTTTCCGAACAACCCCATGCCGCCCTTGCGCACCGTCCGTGACGACAGGATCAAGGCATCGGGGCCCAACGCCTCTTTGATCATGCGCAAAGCCGAGTCCATGTCCTCTGATTCGAAAACCCTAACCTGCATTGACTTTCACCATTCCGATAGAGCGAACTTTTAAATGCGAAGCAATCTCATTATGGGAGATTACCACCAGACTTGGGAGGTAGCGTTCAGTCAGTTTTTTGACATGAGGACGAATCGTTGGCGAACAGAGCAGCACCGGAGTCATGCCGCCACTGAACTGTTGAAGCTGTCCCGACAGCGCATCGAGAATGGCCTGAGCCTGACGTGGCTCCATGGCCAGATAGCCGATCCCGCTGTCTGTTTTCTGCAACGACTGCTGAATGCCCTCCTCAATCTTGCGATCCAGAGTCATCACCGCCAGAACATCGTCTGCCTGGGCATACTTTCCGCTGATTGAGCGGGCCAGCGCACTGCGCACATGCTCGGTCAGATAATCCGGGTCCGCGCCAGGAGCGGCATAATCAGCCAGGGTTTCCAGAATAGTGCGTAAGTCGCGTATCGACACATCTTCACGCAGCAGATTCTGCAGAACCCGCATGACCAGGCCGAGGTTCAATGGATCGGGTACCAGATCCTCCACCAGCTTGGGATAACTCTTCTTGAGATTATCTAGCAAGTTCTGTACCTCTTGGCGGCCTAAAAGTTCATAGGCATAGCGTTTGATAATCTCACTGATATGGGTAGCCATGACGGTTGTGCAGTCCACCACGGTATACCCGGCAATCTGGGCACGCTCTTTTTTATCTTCGGAAATCCAGGTGGCCGGCAGGCCAAAGGCCGGCTCCTCCGTGGCCACGCCCTTGATGGTCTCGGTGGCCATGCCCGGATTCATGGCCATATAATGACCGGGCAACATCTCGGCACCGGCGACCTTGACGCCCTTGAGCATAAAATTATATTCGTTGGGTTTGAGCTGCAGATTATCTTTGATATGCACCGGCGGCACGATAAAACCGGAATCCAAGGCAAACTGTTTGCGAATTGAACGAATGCGTTCGAGCAATTCGCCGTCCTGGGCGGCATCGACAAAGGGAATCAGCCCATAGCCGACTTCCAGTTCCAGCAGGTCGACATTGAGCATTTCATCGTAATTGTCTTCCCGCTCACGGGCTTCGGGGCGCGCCTGTTCCAGGCTGACGGCCTCGGCAGCCTTCTCCTCCTCGGCCTGGGTTTTCTGCAACTGGTAGGCGATAAACGCGAGAATCGCCGACAGGGTGAGAAAAGGGGCAAACGGCAGGCCGGGAATCAGGGCAAACACCAGCAGGATAGCCGAAACCACCCATACCGCCTGGGGATGCACACTGAACTGCGCTTTAAGGTCAGTACCAAAATCGCCGGTTCCGGCCGTGCGGGTGACGAGAATACCGGCGGCCGTGGAGATGATCAGCGCCGGCACCTGACCGACCAGGCCATCACCAACGGTGAGGATGGTATAATTCTGTGCCGCCTCAACAGCGGGCATGCCTTTTTGAACCACACCGATGATAAAACCGGCGCCGATATTGATGAGCGTAATAATAATGCCGGCAATGGCATCGCCACGCACAAACTTACTGGCACCATCCATGGCGCCGTAAAAGTCCGCTTCATTGGCGATTTCGGCACGCCGCATCTTGGCTTCCTGATCGTTGATCAAGCCGGCGTTAAGGTCGGCATCGATGGCCATCTGCTTACCAGGCATGGCATCCAGGGTAAAACGGGCGGCGACTTCGGCAACGCGTCCGGCACCCTTGGTGATAACCATAAAGTTAATCAACACCAGAATAACGAAAATGACCAGGCCGACGACGTAATTACCGCCGACAACGAACTGGCCGAACGACATAATCACCGAACCGGCAGCACTGGGACCTTCCTCACCATGAAGCAGAATCAGCCTGGTTGACGCCACGTTGAGAGACAGACGGAACAGGGTCGTGGCGAGAAGAACCGCGGGGAACACGGCAAATTCAACGGATTTGGCCGTATACAGGCTGATAATCAGGATCAGCAACGCCAGGGTGATATTGAGCGATAGAAAAATATCGAGCAGAACCGACGGCAACGGGATGATCATCAACATCAACACCATGACCAGGCCGAGCGAGACCATGATGTCGCTGCGGACAATCAGACGGAACCACTTATTTTCAGCTAACGCTTCAAGCATGAATTTATATGATCACAGGGTTTAAAACCGTGCGTACCCAAAGCCACGGACGGCTTGTTGTCAAAATGGTCACGATTTGCGTTTGAGGCTGTAAACATAGGCCAGAATTTCCGCGACGGCCTGGAACATTTGCTCGGGAACCACTTCCCCAACCTCAACTTTATACAAGGCTCGTGCCACATCGACATTTTCGACCAAAGGAACATCATTTTCCCGGGCGATCTCGCGAATTTTCATGGCCAGATTGTCCGCGCCCTTGGCAATAATCACCGGAGCATCCATCTCACCCTGCTCATATTGAAGTGCTACGGACAGGTGGGTCGGGTTGGTAATCACCACATCGGCTTTCGGCACTTCGGACATCATGCGCCGCCGAGCCATCTGCTGCTGGATGGAGCGCACCTTGGCCTTGAGGTGCGGATCCCCTTCGCTCTCCTTAAACTCCTCTTTCTGCTCCTGCTTGGTCATCTTCATCTTCTCTTCCATCTCCCAGCGCACAAACATAAAGTCGAGCAGGGCGAGAAGAATCATAATGCCACAGCTTTTCATCAGGACAGCCATGGCCACACGCCCGACATAACGGACCGTTTCAATGACGTCCATATCGACCAGATACAGCGCGTTGTCAAACTCGCTGTACACCGTCTTATAGGCGACATAACCAACCAGAGCGACCTTGGCCAGAGATTTTAACAGTTCAACAAGAGAACGCTTGGAAACAAAACGGGACGCCCCTTTGATGGGGTCGAGCTTGCTGAGATCCGGCATCAGTGGCTTGCCGGTAAACAGCCAGCCGATCTGGAGAAAGCTGGCAAAAAAGCCGACGACCAGCACCATGAGGAATAACGGGGACAGCAACAACGCGGTTTTCTGCAGAACAAACAACAGGATCTGGACGACGGACTGCGGCGTCACGACCAGGGACCCGCACTGCTCCCAGAAATGGGAGACCAGCCATGACAACTGGCCCCAGAATGATCCACCATAGAAATACCACAGCAGCAGCGACAGGCTCAGCAACGCGGCCGTGTTGACCTCTTTGCTCTGGGCCACCTGACCTTTTTTGCGAAAATCCTCTCGCCGCTTACTGGTGGCTTCTTCAGTCCGTTCCTGTCCAGACTCCTCAGCCATCCAAGCTCCTGCGACCGATGATCATAAGATCACCATCAAAATTCAATTCCCCAGGTAATACAACAATTGAGCAAACGTTTCCGGAAGAGCAAAGAACTCCCGGTTCAACATAGCCACCACCATATCCATGGTCAGACCGATAATAATAAACGCCATACCGATATTGATGGGAAACGACAACAAAAAGACATTCAATTGCGGGAACAC
This region of uncultured Desulfuromonas sp. genomic DNA includes:
- the flhB gene encoding flagellar biosynthesis protein FlhB; the protein is MAEESGQERTEEATSKRREDFRKKGQVAQSKEVNTAALLSLSLLLWYFYGGSFWGQLSWLVSHFWEQCGSLVVTPQSVVQILLFVLQKTALLLSPLFLMVLVVGFFASFLQIGWLFTGKPLMPDLSKLDPIKGASRFVSKRSLVELLKSLAKVALVGYVAYKTVYSEFDNALYLVDMDVIETVRYVGRVAMAVLMKSCGIMILLALLDFMFVRWEMEEKMKMTKQEQKEEFKESEGDPHLKAKVRSIQQQMARRRMMSEVPKADVVITNPTHLSVALQYEQGEMDAPVIIAKGADNLAMKIREIARENDVPLVENVDVARALYKVEVGEVVPEQMFQAVAEILAYVYSLKRKS
- the flhA gene encoding flagellar biosynthesis protein FlhA produces the protein MLEALAENKWFRLIVRSDIMVSLGLVMVLMLMIIPLPSVLLDIFLSLNITLALLILIISLYTAKSVEFAVFPAVLLATTLFRLSLNVASTRLILLHGEEGPSAAGSVIMSFGQFVVGGNYVVGLVIFVILVLINFMVITKGAGRVAEVAARFTLDAMPGKQMAIDADLNAGLINDQEAKMRRAEIANEADFYGAMDGASKFVRGDAIAGIIITLINIGAGFIIGVVQKGMPAVEAAQNYTILTVGDGLVGQVPALIISTAAGILVTRTAGTGDFGTDLKAQFSVHPQAVWVVSAILLVFALIPGLPFAPFLTLSAILAFIAYQLQKTQAEEEKAAEAVSLEQARPEAREREDNYDEMLNVDLLELEVGYGLIPFVDAAQDGELLERIRSIRKQFALDSGFIVPPVHIKDNLQLKPNEYNFMLKGVKVAGAEMLPGHYMAMNPGMATETIKGVATEEPAFGLPATWISEDKKERAQIAGYTVVDCTTVMATHISEIIKRYAYELLGRQEVQNLLDNLKKSYPKLVEDLVPDPLNLGLVMRVLQNLLREDVSIRDLRTILETLADYAAPGADPDYLTEHVRSALARSISGKYAQADDVLAVMTLDRKIEEGIQQSLQKTDSGIGYLAMEPRQAQAILDALSGQLQQFSGGMTPVLLCSPTIRPHVKKLTERYLPSLVVISHNEIASHLKVRSIGMVKVNAG
- the flhF gene encoding flagellar biosynthesis protein FlhF, with amino-acid sequence MQVRVFESEDMDSALRMIKEALGPDALILSSRTVRKGGMGLFGKPMLEVTAAVDANADDGATPEADHTKLDVRSDNDDLNYQDLWASGELSETKDVAPRRFEEALPNPYRRMMASAAAEASPRSLDGLRNEVGELKSLVSSLVKDLPEQLEKINRQKPQPVIAPAVQRFATMSTADQQIHDGLTRLGIEAEAASTIAHYASSQLTTKQIADPAVLNAFFAKTIAELVQTTGSILPQPGESKRIALIGPTGVGKTTTIAKLAASHLLAGGKRVALVTIDTYRIAAVEQLKVYGEIMNLPVEVVMNADQLREVLERHSNKDLILIDTAGRSPKDSVSLQELEEFLHVDSSIEAHLVMSATTRERDLYEIYGRFSALSPQSMLLTKLDECDSLGVLLNIHLRNNCPISYLANGQKVPEDLVQATAELVSSLILESSEG